One part of the Lachnospiraceae bacterium JLR.KK002 genome encodes these proteins:
- a CDS encoding 4Fe-4S dicluster domain-containing protein, translating into MFADENVIRIKHDVLYEVAKLAFAGELDAKRDHIALELIPGPTPKFRCCIYKEREIIRQRVRLAEGKAPGAVDDGNVIQVISSACEDCPISSYTVTENCQNCIGKACINACKFGAIEMGRDRSHIDASKCKECGKCAQACPYNAIAHLKRPCKYSCPVDAITYDEHGISIIDKEKCIRCGKCIHSCPFGAIGSKTFIVDVVEALKSGKKVYAMAAPATEGQFGADITTASWKKAMKELGFEDFYDVGLGGDMTAAYEAEEWAEAYQEGKKKVTSCCPAFVNMVRLHYPQLADCVSATVSPMCAVSRLIKAKEPDAVTVFVGPCLAKKSEVVDQKIPGNADYVLTYSEIRAIMKARDVKLEPCENDDQISSVYGKRFANSGGVTGAVLQSLKESGHEIDAKVCKANGAAECKKALLLLRAAKLPEDFVEGMICDGGCVGGPSAFNDQISSRKNRDTLISQADSRGIHENLGNYDMDSFSMHRE; encoded by the coding sequence ATGTTCGCTGATGAAAATGTGATTAGAATCAAACACGATGTACTCTATGAAGTTGCAAAACTGGCATTTGCCGGGGAACTGGACGCCAAACGGGATCACATTGCTCTGGAACTGATTCCCGGACCCACACCGAAGTTCCGCTGCTGTATTTACAAAGAGAGAGAGATCATCCGGCAGAGAGTCCGCCTGGCAGAAGGCAAAGCGCCGGGAGCTGTGGATGACGGAAACGTAATCCAGGTGATCAGCTCCGCCTGTGAGGATTGTCCCATTTCCAGTTACACCGTTACGGAGAACTGCCAGAACTGTATTGGAAAGGCATGTATCAATGCCTGCAAATTCGGCGCAATTGAAATGGGCAGGGACCGTTCCCATATTGATGCGTCCAAATGCAAGGAGTGCGGAAAATGTGCGCAGGCCTGTCCCTACAACGCCATTGCCCATCTGAAACGTCCCTGCAAGTACAGTTGTCCCGTAGACGCCATTACATACGACGAGCACGGAATTTCCATTATCGACAAAGAAAAGTGCATTCGATGCGGAAAATGTATCCATAGCTGTCCCTTTGGGGCTATTGGCTCCAAAACCTTTATTGTGGATGTGGTGGAAGCGCTGAAATCCGGCAAAAAGGTCTATGCCATGGCAGCTCCTGCAACAGAAGGCCAGTTTGGCGCGGATATCACCACAGCAAGCTGGAAGAAGGCCATGAAAGAACTGGGCTTTGAAGATTTCTACGATGTAGGTCTCGGCGGAGATATGACAGCCGCTTATGAAGCGGAAGAATGGGCGGAAGCATATCAGGAAGGGAAGAAGAAAGTAACCTCCTGCTGTCCGGCATTTGTAAATATGGTACGTCTCCACTATCCTCAGCTGGCAGACTGCGTATCTGCTACGGTTTCCCCCATGTGCGCCGTATCCCGCCTGATTAAGGCTAAGGAGCCGGATGCTGTAACCGTATTTGTCGGGCCCTGCCTTGCCAAGAAGTCAGAGGTTGTGGACCAGAAGATTCCGGGAAATGCGGATTATGTGCTGACTTACAGTGAAATCCGTGCCATTATGAAGGCCAGGGACGTGAAGCTGGAGCCATGCGAAAACGACGACCAGATTTCGTCTGTTTATGGCAAACGGTTTGCAAATTCCGGCGGAGTGACCGGAGCAGTGCTGCAGAGCCTGAAAGAGTCCGGCCATGAAATCGACGCGAAAGTCTGCAAAGCCAACGGAGCGGCAGAATGTAAGAAAGCGCTGCTTCTCTTAAGAGCTGCGAAACTGCCGGAAGATTTTGTGGAAGGCATGATCTGCGACGGTGGCTGCGTGGGAGGTCCGAGTGCATTCAATGACCAGATATCATCCAGAAAGAACCGCGATACGCTGATTTCTCAGGCGGACAGCCGGGGAATCCATGAGAATCTTGGAAATTACGATATGGACAGTTTCTCCATGCATCGGGAATAA